In Cupriavidus basilensis, the following proteins share a genomic window:
- a CDS encoding SDR family NAD(P)-dependent oxidoreductase, translating into MGINGINGINGIEGKSIIVTGGASGIGEAAARLLAANGALLTIADRGSNGAALAKELTDQGLRAQFVETDISSEADVIAMVEAAVRSYGRLDRAFNNAGVPNAGKLLAELTEEDFRRCHDVNVIGTFLCMKHEILAMLKTGGGAIVNCSSIHGLIYTARAAEYTASKHAITGMTKAAAADYGLQNIRVNAIAPSSTRTPMYLHYLKTKPDHEERVNGLHLLGRASEPIEQAQAAMWLLSDAASFVTGVTLPVDGGYTAV; encoded by the coding sequence ATGGGTATCAACGGTATCAATGGTATCAATGGTATCGAAGGAAAATCGATCATCGTCACTGGCGGCGCCAGTGGCATCGGCGAGGCTGCGGCGCGGCTGCTGGCCGCAAACGGGGCACTACTGACGATCGCGGACCGGGGTTCCAACGGAGCGGCTCTGGCAAAGGAACTGACTGATCAGGGCCTGCGGGCGCAGTTCGTCGAGACGGACATATCGTCCGAGGCGGATGTCATTGCCATGGTCGAGGCGGCGGTACGAAGCTATGGCCGACTGGATCGCGCATTCAACAATGCCGGTGTACCCAATGCCGGCAAGCTGCTGGCCGAGCTTACCGAGGAGGACTTCCGGCGTTGCCACGACGTCAACGTTATCGGTACGTTCCTTTGCATGAAGCATGAGATTCTGGCCATGCTCAAGACCGGCGGCGGCGCCATCGTCAACTGCTCGTCGATCCACGGCCTGATTTACACCGCCCGCGCGGCCGAATACACCGCGTCCAAGCATGCGATCACCGGCATGACCAAAGCCGCGGCCGCCGACTATGGCCTGCAAAACATCCGCGTCAACGCGATCGCGCCTTCCTCGACGCGCACGCCGATGTACCTGCACTACTTGAAGACCAAGCCCGATCACGAGGAAAGGGTCAACGGCCTGCACCTGCTCGGTCGCGCCAGCGAGCCGATTGAACAGGCGCAGGCTGCCATGTGGTTGCTGTCCGATGCCGCGTCGTTCGTCACTGGCGTGACCCTGCCGGTGGACGGTGGCTACACCGCCGTGTGA
- a CDS encoding acyl-CoA dehydrogenase family protein yields the protein MIRDNDTLEALLDSVRRFVRERLVPAEALVAETDEIPQDIVQDMRDMGLFGMTIPERFGGLELTMEEEVRVVMELCQTSPAFRSLLGTTVGIGSQGILMDGTPEQQAAWLPRLATGEILASFALTEPDAGSDAGSLRTSAIKDGDHYVVNGTKRFITNAPQAGMFTLMARTNPDIKGSAGVSAFIVDAKTPGISFGKRDVKMGQKGAHTCDVIFENVRVPAANLIGLKEGQGFKTAMKVLDKGRLHIAAVSVGVARRVLRDALNYALERKQFGQPISEFQLIQAMLADSQAELYAAECMVIDAARRRDEGRNVSTEASCCKMFATEMVGRVADRAVQILGGSGYISEYGIERFYRDVRLFRLYEGTTQIQQIIIARNMIREARDA from the coding sequence ATGATCCGTGATAACGACACCCTCGAAGCCCTGCTTGACAGCGTACGCCGCTTTGTGCGCGAACGCCTGGTGCCCGCCGAGGCACTGGTAGCCGAAACCGATGAGATCCCGCAGGACATCGTGCAGGACATGCGCGACATGGGCCTGTTCGGCATGACCATCCCCGAGCGCTTCGGCGGCCTGGAACTGACCATGGAAGAGGAAGTGCGCGTGGTCATGGAGCTGTGCCAGACCTCGCCGGCGTTCCGCTCGCTGCTGGGCACCACCGTGGGCATCGGCTCGCAGGGCATCCTCATGGATGGCACTCCCGAACAGCAGGCCGCCTGGCTGCCGCGCCTGGCCACCGGCGAGATCCTGGCCTCGTTTGCGCTGACCGAACCCGATGCCGGCTCGGACGCCGGCTCGCTGCGCACTAGCGCAATCAAGGATGGCGACCACTATGTGGTCAACGGCACCAAGCGCTTTATCACCAACGCGCCGCAAGCCGGCATGTTTACGCTGATGGCGCGTACCAATCCTGACATCAAGGGATCGGCCGGGGTTTCGGCATTCATCGTCGACGCCAAGACGCCGGGCATCAGCTTCGGCAAGCGCGACGTGAAGATGGGCCAGAAAGGCGCGCACACCTGCGACGTCATCTTCGAGAACGTGCGCGTGCCCGCAGCTAACCTGATCGGCCTGAAGGAAGGCCAGGGCTTCAAGACCGCGATGAAGGTGCTGGACAAGGGGCGCCTGCACATCGCCGCCGTCAGCGTCGGCGTGGCCAGGCGCGTGCTGCGCGACGCCCTGAACTATGCGCTGGAGCGCAAGCAGTTCGGCCAGCCCATCAGCGAGTTCCAGCTGATCCAGGCCATGCTGGCCGACAGCCAGGCCGAACTCTATGCGGCCGAATGCATGGTGATCGACGCCGCTCGCCGTCGCGACGAGGGCCGGAACGTTTCCACCGAAGCCTCGTGCTGCAAGATGTTCGCCACGGAGATGGTGGGCCGCGTGGCGGATCGCGCAGTACAGATCCTCGGCGGTTCCGGCTACATCTCCGAATACGGCATCGAGCGTTTCTATCGAGACGTGCGCCTGTTCCGCCTTTACGAGGGGACCACGCAGATCCAGCAGATCATCATTGCCCGCAACATGATCCGCGAGGCGCGCGACGCCTGA
- a CDS encoding zinc-dependent alcohol dehydrogenase family protein, whose product MRGVVFKGDRKLEIMNFPDPTPGLGEVVIEMKASGMCGSDLHFYRHGPAEVIRSLGFKDLASRGIDENAPIIGGHEPCGVVAAVGPGVNPKAFKVGDRVMVFHYEGCSFCDSCRTGWTQLCDHGATVHGVIAHGGHADYMKVPVSSLVHLPEEVSFAGGAAISCGTGTAYGALQRLDISARDTLAVFGLGPVGLSAAQLAAAMGVEVIGVDISPDRVKQAKEFGVAHAIDGSQVDAVAEILRLTGGKGVSCAMDCAGSEVPRQQAVRCTRTWGKVALVAIGGNLNVDAMKDLIGKQRTVIGSYTFSEVGMKECAHFIARRGVEVDKLFTDHWRLEQAEEAYRRFDGQAGGKGVFLF is encoded by the coding sequence ATGCGTGGTGTTGTATTCAAAGGTGATCGCAAGCTCGAAATCATGAACTTCCCCGACCCGACCCCGGGCCTGGGCGAGGTAGTGATCGAAATGAAGGCGTCTGGCATGTGCGGCAGCGACCTGCACTTCTACCGGCACGGTCCCGCCGAGGTGATCCGGTCCCTGGGGTTCAAGGACCTGGCGTCGCGCGGTATCGACGAGAATGCACCGATCATCGGCGGCCATGAGCCGTGTGGCGTGGTCGCTGCAGTTGGCCCGGGCGTGAACCCGAAAGCGTTCAAGGTTGGCGATCGCGTCATGGTGTTCCACTACGAAGGCTGCAGTTTCTGCGACTCCTGCCGCACTGGGTGGACCCAGCTGTGCGATCACGGTGCCACTGTGCACGGCGTGATCGCCCACGGCGGCCATGCCGACTACATGAAGGTGCCGGTCTCGTCCCTGGTCCACCTGCCAGAAGAGGTGTCCTTCGCGGGCGGCGCGGCCATTTCCTGCGGCACGGGCACCGCTTACGGTGCGCTGCAACGGCTGGATATCAGCGCGCGCGACACCCTGGCGGTGTTCGGGCTGGGACCCGTCGGCCTGTCTGCCGCCCAACTCGCGGCCGCGATGGGCGTCGAGGTCATTGGGGTGGATATCTCGCCGGATCGCGTCAAGCAGGCTAAGGAGTTCGGGGTCGCCCATGCTATCGATGGGAGCCAGGTGGATGCCGTGGCGGAAATCCTCCGGCTCACCGGTGGCAAGGGAGTGAGCTGCGCAATGGACTGCGCGGGCAGTGAAGTGCCCAGGCAGCAGGCCGTGCGCTGCACCCGGACATGGGGGAAGGTCGCCTTGGTGGCGATCGGCGGGAATCTCAACGTCGACGCCATGAAGGACCTGATCGGCAAGCAACGGACCGTGATTGGCTCCTACACATTTTCGGAGGTCGGCATGAAGGAATGCGCCCACTTCATCGCCCGTCGTGGCGTTGAAGTGGACAAGCTGTTCACTGACCACTGGCGGCTCGAACAAGCCGAGGAGGCGTATCGTCGCTTCGACGGCCAGGCCGGGGGCAAGGGCGTATTCCTCTTCTGA
- a CDS encoding class I adenylate-forming enzyme family protein, with product MPPDREPAQRISEIPRHWAIQAPGHVAVFEDGRTTTFSQLWAGIEDAQRYLQAQGVGTGDRVLIAAENCLAVITLVFALSELGAWPVVVNARMTEREIEVIRAHCRPRLMLFTHAASPDALRHGVRYRAREIAPAGLGPLMASAVDETSEREPEALARDVAALIYTSGTTGQPKGAMVTHRGLLHFSRVTVDSRRMQADDCAYAVMPMSHVFGLGTLLLSTLHAGASLYLCARFNAADVTAAIRQGAITLLQGVPMMFSRIVAHVRASDLPLLPSPRLRYLYTGGGPLDPTLKQEVETMFGQPLHHGYGMTEYAGSLFVTRMDRPRTDCSAGEIVEGAELQVVGPNGKPVPEGEPGELWVRGPGVMRGYYHAPDLTADALLPGGWLNTGDIGRLGPDGALFIVGRTGELIIRSGFNVYPNEVESVINTHPSVRRSAVVGQPAADGNEEVVAFVEIKDGERFDAGALHAYLINRLSPYKRPGKILRVAAIPTTASGKLLKHQLRQMVAAQK from the coding sequence ATGCCACCGGACCGAGAACCTGCACAACGGATCAGCGAAATCCCGCGCCACTGGGCCATCCAGGCACCCGGGCATGTGGCGGTCTTCGAGGATGGCCGCACCACCACTTTCTCGCAGCTGTGGGCGGGTATCGAGGATGCACAGCGCTATCTGCAGGCGCAGGGCGTCGGCACCGGCGACCGGGTGCTGATCGCGGCCGAGAACTGCCTGGCCGTGATCACACTAGTGTTCGCCTTGTCGGAACTGGGGGCGTGGCCAGTCGTCGTCAATGCCCGCATGACAGAACGGGAAATCGAGGTGATCCGGGCGCACTGCCGGCCACGCCTGATGTTGTTCACCCACGCTGCGTCGCCGGATGCGTTGCGGCACGGCGTGCGCTATCGGGCCCGGGAGATTGCCCCGGCCGGTCTGGGCCCGCTGATGGCGAGCGCCGTCGACGAAACCAGCGAGCGCGAGCCTGAAGCACTCGCGCGCGATGTCGCCGCGCTGATCTATACCTCCGGCACGACGGGGCAGCCCAAGGGCGCGATGGTCACGCACCGGGGCCTGCTGCACTTTTCGCGCGTCACGGTCGATTCCCGCCGCATGCAGGCCGACGACTGCGCCTACGCGGTCATGCCCATGTCGCATGTCTTCGGGCTGGGGACGCTGCTGCTATCGACGTTACATGCCGGCGCCAGCCTGTACCTGTGCGCGCGCTTCAATGCGGCGGATGTCACCGCGGCAATCCGGCAGGGTGCAATCACGCTGCTACAGGGCGTACCGATGATGTTCAGCCGTATCGTCGCCCACGTGCGTGCGAGCGACTTGCCGTTGCTGCCCTCGCCGCGGCTGCGCTATCTCTACACGGGCGGCGGGCCGCTCGATCCGACGCTCAAGCAAGAGGTCGAGACGATGTTCGGCCAACCGCTGCACCATGGCTACGGGATGACCGAGTATGCGGGTTCGCTGTTCGTGACACGCATGGACCGGCCGCGCACCGATTGCTCGGCGGGCGAGATCGTCGAAGGCGCGGAGCTGCAGGTGGTCGGGCCGAACGGCAAGCCGGTGCCGGAGGGTGAACCGGGCGAGCTATGGGTAAGAGGTCCCGGTGTCATGCGCGGCTACTACCATGCCCCGGACCTGACCGCCGACGCCTTGCTCCCCGGCGGCTGGCTCAACACCGGCGATATCGGCCGGCTGGGTCCCGACGGCGCGTTGTTCATCGTCGGCCGCACCGGGGAGCTGATCATCCGCTCCGGCTTCAACGTCTACCCGAATGAAGTCGAATCGGTCATCAACACGCATCCGTCCGTACGCCGGTCTGCCGTGGTCGGGCAGCCCGCCGCGGACGGCAACGAGGAAGTGGTCGCCTTTGTTGAAATCAAGGATGGAGAGAGGTTCGATGCGGGGGCTCTGCACGCCTACCTGATCAATCGCCTGTCGCCATACAAGCGCCCCGGAAAGATCCTGCGCGTGGCCGCGATTCCGACGACGGCCAGCGGCAAGCTGCTCAAGCACCAGCTCCGGCAGATGGTCGCCGCGCAGAAGTAG
- a CDS encoding LysR substrate-binding domain-containing protein, translating into MRFDLVDLKLFTHIAEAQSLTGGAQRSHLSLAAASTRIKNLEEHVGVKLLSRSSQGVKVTGAGETLLAHARRVLRQLEQLSGDLQEYAAGVKGHVRVFANTTAMSEFLPAVLRTYLVNHQDVTIDMHERLSPDIVRAVQDGIVDIGIVAGNVRTEGLEVMPYRNDRLVLAAALSHPLAERSSVDFVDTLDYDFIGLPEASAIHNFLKRAAADLQRALRWRVQVSNFETACRMIEANAGVGVLPETTARRHASTMALRIVQLNDEWAERKLQICVADLGALPLFARKLVDLLVEDGLGRQD; encoded by the coding sequence ATGCGCTTTGATCTGGTCGATCTGAAACTGTTCACGCATATCGCGGAGGCCCAGAGCCTGACCGGCGGTGCGCAACGCTCGCATCTGTCCCTGGCCGCGGCCAGCACCCGCATCAAGAACCTGGAGGAACACGTCGGCGTCAAGCTGCTGAGCCGCAGCAGCCAGGGCGTGAAGGTGACCGGTGCGGGGGAGACGTTGCTCGCCCACGCGCGCCGCGTACTCCGCCAGCTGGAGCAGCTGAGCGGCGATCTCCAGGAGTATGCGGCGGGCGTGAAAGGCCATGTGCGCGTCTTCGCCAACACCACGGCGATGAGCGAGTTCCTGCCAGCCGTGCTGCGCACCTATCTTGTCAACCATCAGGACGTGACCATCGACATGCACGAACGGCTGAGCCCGGACATCGTGCGCGCGGTGCAGGACGGGATCGTGGACATCGGCATCGTCGCCGGCAACGTGCGTACCGAAGGGCTCGAAGTCATGCCATACCGGAACGACCGCCTGGTACTAGCCGCTGCGCTGAGCCATCCGCTGGCCGAGCGCAGCAGCGTGGATTTCGTCGATACGCTGGATTACGACTTCATCGGCTTGCCGGAAGCGAGTGCGATCCACAATTTCCTCAAGCGGGCGGCGGCGGATTTGCAGCGCGCGTTGCGCTGGCGCGTCCAGGTCAGCAACTTCGAGACAGCCTGCCGGATGATCGAGGCGAATGCCGGTGTTGGCGTGCTGCCGGAAACCACCGCCCGCCGCCATGCAAGTACGATGGCGCTGCGGATCGTCCAGCTCAACGATGAATGGGCTGAGCGCAAGCTGCAGATATGCGTTGCGGATCTCGGCGCATTGCCGCTGTTTGCGCGCAAGCTGGTGGACCTTCTGGTCGAGGATGGCCTCGGTCGTCAGGACTGA
- a CDS encoding acetyl-CoA C-acetyltransferase, protein MRRAAIVTPLRTPVGTFGGSLRPVSVEELAATTVRAVVQRSGIDPARIDDVVFAQSYASSEVPCVGRWAALQAGLPVEVPGMQLDRRCGGGLQAIVTASMMVQSGAADVVIAGGVESMSNIEYYTTDMRWGSRSGNVRFYDRLDRGRERSQPAERFGKISGMIETAENLARDYGITREQADAFSVRSHERAAAAWESGRFDAEIVPVQVPQRKGDPVTFARDEGLRPGTTMESLGKLRALMPNGTVTAGNASQQNDASAACLIVAEDKLAELGLTPMASLVGWAAAGCEPSHMGIGPVPAVKKLLKRLNLKLDQMDLVELNEAFACQVLAVLKGWDWNDQDAIEQKLNVNGSGISLGHPIGATGVRILATLLHELQRRGGRYGLETMCIGGGQGIAAVFERY, encoded by the coding sequence ATGCGCCGAGCCGCTATTGTCACTCCCCTCCGTACCCCCGTCGGGACCTTCGGCGGCAGCCTGCGCCCCGTGTCCGTCGAGGAACTGGCCGCCACCACCGTGCGTGCCGTCGTGCAACGCAGCGGCATCGACCCCGCGCGTATCGACGACGTGGTCTTTGCCCAGTCCTACGCCAGCAGCGAGGTGCCTTGCGTAGGCCGTTGGGCCGCGCTGCAGGCCGGCCTGCCGGTAGAGGTGCCGGGCATGCAGCTGGACCGCCGTTGCGGCGGCGGCCTCCAGGCCATCGTCACGGCCTCGATGATGGTGCAGAGCGGTGCCGCCGACGTGGTGATCGCCGGCGGCGTCGAGAGCATGAGCAATATCGAGTACTACACCACCGACATGCGCTGGGGCTCGCGCTCGGGCAACGTGAGGTTCTACGACCGCCTCGACCGCGGCCGCGAGCGCTCGCAGCCGGCCGAGCGCTTCGGCAAGATCTCCGGGATGATCGAGACCGCCGAGAACCTGGCCCGCGACTATGGTATTACCCGCGAGCAGGCCGACGCCTTCTCTGTGCGCAGCCACGAACGCGCTGCGGCCGCATGGGAATCCGGCCGCTTCGATGCCGAAATCGTTCCAGTGCAGGTGCCGCAGCGCAAGGGCGATCCGGTGACGTTCGCGCGCGATGAAGGCTTGCGCCCCGGCACCACAATGGAAAGCCTGGGCAAGCTGCGCGCGCTGATGCCGAACGGCACCGTCACCGCCGGCAACGCCAGCCAGCAGAACGATGCCTCGGCCGCCTGCCTGATCGTGGCCGAGGACAAGCTGGCCGAACTGGGCCTGACCCCGATGGCGTCGCTGGTCGGCTGGGCTGCGGCAGGCTGCGAGCCGTCCCATATGGGCATCGGCCCGGTGCCCGCGGTGAAGAAACTGCTCAAGCGCCTGAACCTGAAGCTCGACCAGATGGACCTCGTGGAACTGAACGAAGCCTTTGCCTGCCAGGTGCTGGCAGTACTCAAGGGCTGGGACTGGAACGACCAGGACGCGATCGAGCAAAAGCTCAATGTGAACGGCTCGGGCATCTCGCTGGGCCACCCGATCGGCGCCACGGGCGTGCGCATCCTGGCCACGCTGCTGCACGAACTGCAGCGCCGCGGCGGCCGCTATGGACTGGAGACCATGTGCATCGGCGGCGGCCAGGGCATTGCCGCGGTCTTTGAACGCTACTGA
- a CDS encoding acyl-CoA dehydrogenase family protein: MIEQTQSNNFHDIRDAVRALCGEFPDEYFRKVDEQRAYPEAFVNALTEGGWLAALIPQEYGGSGLGLTEASVIMEEINRCGGNSGACHGQMYNMGTLLRHGSQAQKEKYLPKIASGQWRLQSMGVTEPTTGTDTTKIKTSAVKKDGRYVVNGQKVWISRVQHSDFMILLARTTPLADVKKKSEGMSIFMVDLHEAQKKGLTVRPIPNMVNHETNELFFEDLEIPEENLIGEEGKGFKYILDGLNAERTLIAAECIGDGYWFMDRVTKYVKEREVFGRPIGQNQGVQFPIAESFMEIEAANLMRWKACELFDKHEPMGTQANMAKYLAAKASWEAGNACLQYHGGFGFACEYDVERKFRETRLYQVAPISTNLIYSFVAEHVLGLPRSF, from the coding sequence ATGATCGAACAGACCCAATCCAACAACTTCCACGACATCCGCGATGCCGTACGCGCACTTTGCGGTGAATTTCCCGACGAGTACTTCCGCAAGGTGGACGAGCAGCGCGCCTATCCGGAGGCGTTCGTCAATGCGCTTACGGAAGGCGGCTGGCTGGCGGCCCTGATCCCGCAGGAGTACGGTGGCTCCGGCCTGGGCCTGACCGAGGCTTCGGTCATCATGGAGGAAATCAACCGCTGCGGCGGCAACTCCGGCGCCTGCCACGGCCAGATGTACAACATGGGAACGCTGCTGCGGCACGGTTCCCAGGCGCAGAAGGAAAAGTACCTGCCGAAGATCGCCTCGGGGCAATGGCGCCTGCAGTCGATGGGCGTGACCGAGCCCACCACGGGCACCGACACCACCAAGATCAAGACCTCCGCCGTCAAAAAGGACGGACGCTACGTGGTCAACGGCCAGAAGGTCTGGATCAGCCGCGTGCAGCACAGTGACTTCATGATCCTGCTGGCGCGCACCACGCCCCTGGCCGACGTGAAGAAGAAGAGCGAGGGGATGTCGATCTTCATGGTGGACCTGCACGAGGCGCAGAAGAAGGGCCTGACTGTGCGGCCCATCCCGAACATGGTCAATCACGAGACCAATGAGCTGTTCTTCGAGGATCTGGAGATTCCGGAGGAAAACCTGATCGGTGAAGAGGGCAAGGGCTTCAAGTACATCCTGGATGGCTTGAACGCCGAGCGCACGCTGATCGCGGCCGAGTGCATCGGCGACGGCTACTGGTTCATGGACCGGGTGACCAAGTACGTCAAGGAACGCGAGGTCTTCGGCCGCCCCATCGGCCAGAACCAGGGCGTGCAGTTCCCGATCGCCGAGTCGTTTATGGAGATCGAGGCCGCGAACCTCATGCGCTGGAAGGCTTGTGAACTGTTCGACAAGCACGAGCCCATGGGCACCCAGGCCAACATGGCCAAGTACCTGGCCGCCAAGGCCAGCTGGGAGGCCGGCAACGCCTGCCTGCAGTACCATGGCGGCTTCGGCTTCGCCTGCGAATACGACGTCGAGCGCAAGTTCCGCGAGACGCGCCTGTACCAGGTGGCGCCGATCTCGACCAACCTGATCTACTCCTTCGTCGCGGAGCACGTGTTGGGGCTGCCGCGGTCGTTCTGA
- a CDS encoding acetyl-CoA hydrolase/transferase family protein, producing MDPNSLAAGLQALLRPGDHIWWGQATAEPLTLTRALVKHRHALARHGRLSVFVGIGQSDTLQPAQADVLDFFGYAASGPHRALARAGVLDIVPSHYSHLPGLIRQGTLRADVVLVQVSPPDKEGRYSMGLVHEYIPAALDRARVIIAEVNPEVPWTYGSRHLTVDEIDLLVDAAHAPISLERSAPGPAELAIAGHIAGWVEDGATLQMGIGNLPEAVVAALHDRRDLGLHSGAVGDGIAALAEAGVLTNARKNIDTGVGIGGILMGSERLRRWAHRNPQLQLRETSYTHHPEVLASIHKLTAINSAIEVDLTGQVNAEVAAGVYVGAVGGAVDFLRGAARSRGGLPIVALPATAKDASRIVAQLSGPVSTPRSDAGLIVTEHGVADLRGQTLSQRVRRMLDIAAPEHREDLERQAHALLCQCGAAFVAVAGTA from the coding sequence ATGGACCCGAATTCCCTCGCCGCCGGGCTGCAGGCGCTGCTGCGCCCCGGCGACCACATCTGGTGGGGCCAGGCCACCGCCGAGCCGCTGACCCTGACGCGCGCACTGGTCAAGCATCGCCACGCGCTTGCCCGGCACGGGCGGCTCAGCGTCTTTGTCGGCATCGGCCAGTCCGACACGCTGCAGCCGGCTCAGGCCGACGTGCTCGACTTCTTCGGCTACGCCGCCAGCGGCCCGCACCGTGCTCTGGCCAGGGCCGGCGTGCTCGACATCGTACCCAGCCACTATTCGCACCTGCCCGGGCTGATACGGCAGGGTACGCTGCGTGCCGACGTGGTACTGGTGCAGGTGTCGCCGCCCGACAAGGAAGGCCGCTACAGCATGGGGCTGGTGCATGAGTACATTCCCGCCGCGCTGGACCGGGCCCGCGTGATCATCGCCGAGGTGAACCCGGAGGTGCCGTGGACCTATGGCAGCCGCCATCTGACCGTGGACGAGATCGACCTGCTGGTCGATGCCGCGCATGCGCCGATCAGCCTGGAGCGCAGCGCCCCCGGCCCGGCGGAACTGGCGATCGCCGGCCACATCGCCGGCTGGGTCGAGGATGGCGCCACCCTGCAGATGGGCATCGGCAACCTGCCCGAGGCCGTGGTGGCGGCGCTGCACGACCGTCGCGACCTGGGCCTGCACAGCGGCGCGGTCGGCGACGGCATTGCGGCGCTGGCCGAAGCCGGCGTGCTGACCAATGCGCGCAAGAACATCGATACGGGCGTTGGCATCGGCGGCATCCTGATGGGCAGCGAGCGCCTGCGGCGCTGGGCGCACCGGAATCCGCAGTTGCAACTGCGCGAGACCAGCTATACCCATCACCCCGAGGTGCTCGCCAGCATCCACAAGCTGACCGCCATCAACTCCGCCATCGAGGTCGATCTGACCGGCCAGGTGAACGCCGAAGTCGCCGCCGGCGTCTATGTCGGCGCCGTTGGCGGTGCCGTGGATTTCTTGCGTGGCGCGGCGCGCAGCCGCGGCGGCCTGCCCATCGTTGCCCTGCCGGCGACCGCCAAGGACGCAAGCCGCATCGTGGCGCAGCTGTCCGGCCCGGTAAGCACGCCCCGCTCCGATGCCGGCCTGATCGTCACCGAGCACGGCGTGGCCGACTTGCGCGGGCAGACGCTGTCGCAGCGCGTGCGCCGCATGCTGGACATCGCCGCCCCCGAACACCGCGAGGACCTGGAGCGCCAGGCCCACGCCCTGCTGTGCCAGTGCGGCGCCGCTTTCGTGGCCGTTGCGGGCACTGCCTGA
- a CDS encoding MaoC/PaaZ C-terminal domain-containing protein yields the protein MAVSYHHLKQRPFAPVRQTYTERDTMLYALSLGLGSDPLDEAALPFVFEGAPGGLRTLPSQAVVLGYPGFWAREADTGIDWVKLLHGEQRMRLHCPLPANADVVGHNRITHLTDKGEGKGAIMVTERRLETAEGELLATVQQVSFLRGDGGYSQLGGGQPSDEPLPALRPTPEDRAPDFSDTQAIRPEAALLYRLMGDFNPLHANPAVARAAGFERPILHGLASYGLAAHALVRQCAQGDPTRLRALDIRFTAPVFPGETLVTDIWRTPENPNHYQVRARVAERDKVVLSHGWAEIA from the coding sequence ATGGCAGTCAGCTACCACCATCTCAAGCAACGTCCGTTCGCCCCCGTCCGCCAGACCTACACCGAGCGCGACACCATGCTGTATGCACTCAGCCTTGGACTGGGCAGCGATCCGCTGGACGAGGCAGCCCTGCCCTTTGTGTTCGAAGGCGCCCCCGGCGGGTTGCGCACGCTGCCGTCGCAGGCGGTGGTGCTGGGTTATCCCGGCTTCTGGGCGCGCGAGGCCGATACCGGCATCGACTGGGTCAAGCTGTTGCATGGCGAACAGCGCATGCGCCTGCACTGCCCGCTGCCGGCCAACGCAGACGTCGTCGGCCATAACCGCATCACGCACCTGACCGACAAGGGCGAAGGCAAAGGCGCCATCATGGTTACCGAACGCCGCCTGGAAACGGCCGAGGGCGAACTGCTGGCGACGGTCCAACAGGTCAGCTTCCTGCGCGGCGACGGTGGCTACAGCCAGCTCGGCGGCGGCCAGCCCAGCGACGAGCCGCTGCCGGCGCTGCGCCCGACGCCGGAAGACCGCGCGCCGGACTTCTCCGACACGCAGGCGATCCGCCCCGAGGCCGCGCTGCTGTATCGCCTGATGGGCGACTTCAACCCGCTGCACGCCAACCCGGCGGTGGCCAGGGCCGCTGGTTTCGAGCGCCCGATCCTGCACGGCCTCGCCAGCTACGGCCTGGCGGCGCATGCGCTGGTGCGCCAGTGCGCGCAGGGCGACCCCACCCGCCTGCGCGCGCTCGATATCCGCTTCACCGCGCCGGTCTTCCCCGGCGAGACCCTAGTCACCGATATCTGGCGCACGCCGGAGAACCCCAACCACTACCAGGTGCGCGCCCGCGTGGCCGAGCGCGACAAGGTCGTGCTCAGCCACGGCTGGGCCGAGATCGCCTGA